The following nucleotide sequence is from Triticum dicoccoides isolate Atlit2015 ecotype Zavitan chromosome 7B, WEW_v2.0, whole genome shotgun sequence.
AGAGGGCCAACTGGCAGGAGAGGGTCACCACCCTCATCGGCGACTGCCCCGGTGCGAAGAGTAACCGTACATCCGGTGTGCCGTTGCCCTGGCTCTCGGAGCACCGGAAGACATGCCCCCAAGGCGCAGATGAGGCGACTGTGGAGTTGTACGCGAGGGCCTATCTGTGGTATATTCTCTCGGAGGTCGTGTTTCCAGACAGCCCCGGGAACTCTGCCAACTGGGCGTATCTGTTCTTCCTAGCGGACTGTGATGCAGGATACAGTTGGGGGACGACATCTCTCGCCTACCTATACCGTTCGGTAAGAGAGTGTCTAATTGCGTACCTACCTACGAAAGTGTGTCCATGACATTTTCTTATATCTGATCCTCATTTGATGTTTTGCAGCTTGACGACGCAACGCAGAGGACGGGAGACAAGTCCAATATGGGTGGCTTTGTCTGGGccttctccatttggatgtgggagcggctgccggtggggcGTCCGAAGAAGTTGCCAAGACGCCCATGGGAAGACtatggcgaagaaggcgacgagacTCGAAACCCCACCGTAGCTTACGAGTGGGACGTTGTCAAACTCTACACgggcctaaacaagacttcgtacaaGACCTACACCAACGAGTTGGACGCTTTAACGCATACGCAGGTATATGAACTCGCACAACACCTTTCTCTTTGATTACGCTATTGACCGAGAGTGCGAACTTACCAAGGTATATGTAATAGGTAATCTGGTGCCCGTATCGACAAGAACGAGAGTGGGCCTTTGATCTGAACGTGATGTGCGATGCGGACCGTGTTATCTGgcggtgcatcgtgcccatgatctGTGTGTACGCCGTCGAGTGGCATTTGCCACAACGCGTGGCCACGCAGTTTGGGATTTATCAGCATACCCCACCGGGCCAGCCCACCGATACCGGCGGCCACGCGCTGCACCTGTGAGCTCTTTGTTCTCCGTGAGATTATCATGTTTCTTGTTGCTTATGATGATCTCATTGCACTTATGATGATTCTTGTTGCTTATGCCTTGCAGGATGAGCCGGCAGAAGAATCGGTCGATCACAGACTGGGGAGAGAAGCATAAGACTCATGTGACGGAGTGGAACCGATGGAGGTGGCGTAAAGACGTGGAGAGGAGAGTGACTAACTGGGATGATTACCTGGGCCGACACATGAGGTGGTACGATGATGGCCAGAAGCACTGTCTTCGTCTCAGGCCTCGATGGACGGCGGAAGACATCGCGGAGCTGGAGTGGGCTGACCCCGATGAACAGGAATACCAGACCGGCATCAGAGACATGCACAGTGGATTTAGGGAGTTTGCACCCCTCATCAACAGAGTGGTACGTTTGAACCGACGGtcgtatttaaaatattttattcgTCAATGTGACTGACTTATGTCGTTGCAGTCTGGTGAGCTgaacagatgcatctttgaagcctcAGATGCACTAAGTCATCTTCCCGGGAGCGTACAATCTGAGACCAGAGTCAGGGGGACGATGAAGGTACAATTTCAGTCTCCTCGAAACAGATGCATCTTGTTCACTTGCAGTCAGTCGATCTGAACTTATTATGACCTTGCTTCATTGTGAGTGCAGAAGTTCGTGCAGCGTTGTCGCAAGCTGGTAGGGCTGCTTGGGTGTGCTGGAGCTGGGTCAGTTGAAGCTCATCAGCCTGTAGCCACACAGGGTATCATCGGCTCATCGAGCCATGCTCCGTCGTCGTCTAGGTTGGttggggaggaggaggatgaggaggaggaggaggaggacgaggaggaggaggccatatatgaagaaggggaggaggaggatgagagcaacggggaggaggagtacgatgaagaTTATGGACCTCCAGCAACTCAAACGTCTCAAGCATCTCAGCTGCCGAAGAAGAGgaatccgaagaagaaggatttgctgagtccggaccctttccagagaccggttcctcgacggcccaagaagaagaccgaagagaatcgttcaaagagtaacgaggaccgtacctccaagaggggaaggagcaaCTAATTATGCTCTTCGATAGTTGGCTCTTTTAGTTTCGTTGAACTTCGTTTGATTGAACTATTCGGATGGTTATGAAGCTACGTggaactatgtgtttgctatttgtggatctatgtgtttgctatttgtgaaACTATGTGGAACTCCGTTTACTAATTAGTTGAAGTTCGTTTGAAATGTTCTATGCACTTCAAATTTGTTAATGTGTATGTGATGCCCAAGTTTAATTGTTTGAGATCTGTGATATTGTTGTCATATTTGTGAAAATTGCTATAATATTATTGTCATATTGAATTTGAAAAGAAGCAAGCAAATGAACTTAAATTCATaaaacacaggaccctaccgccaaggcccctggcggtagggtcagacagcctaccgccagggcaaCTCAATTCTCCGTTGCAGAATCGTTACACTGAAAAAACAAGACCCTACCGCCAAGGCCCCTGGCAGTAGGGtcagacagcctaccgccagggcaaCTCAATTCTTCGTTACAGAATCGTTACACTGAGACAGGAACCTACCGCCAGGTGCTCTGGCGGTAGGTTTGGACAGCCTACCGCCAGGCCTCCTGGCGGTaggtacttatccacgtcagcgcagtcaaacggccgccgtccccctccgtcgcacccCTACCTCCATGGGCCGTGGCGGTAGGCTATCTAACCCTACCGCCGTAggccctggcggtagcaaaagggtcaaatcacgaaaaaaaattcaaacaggggtcagatcctgaaatcctttccaaaaagggtcaaaacacgaaattcggcCTGTAGAGGACCCTGAGAGCATCCACAACCCGGACCTCCACTTCCCCAATAAATGTTTGGCGTCCGGCCGGATAGGCCCTGATAAAAATGTCATCTAATCAGACCCCTTAAACCCAACCCAAACATCCGGTTGTTTTATACCCCTTATATCTAGCCTATATAAGGGTCGAATATGAGACACCGGACACGTCCGTCATGTCGAACTGACGGACAAGACCTACATGTAAACCCATTGGCCCGACGGGTTCCCCTTTGATTTGGCGAGGACACATTCATGTAGCTGCTCTGACTCGCCACCCGAGGGACAAAAGCTGACTATTTAAGACGGATGGCAAGGGTAAACCTTAGTCGCCTCCACTTTTGTCCTCTCCCTCCCACACGCCAACACCGTTTTCCCTGCCAGCTTTTCCTTCCTCTCTAACCTCGTCGTGCATCACGGTCCGACAGAAGATCACATATTATAAAATTGCTCATGCATGTGCGTCGGGCGGAGATCGCGCGGGAGGTGTGTGCCACCGAGATACGTCATGACCAACGCCTTGCGgatgaggacgacgaggaggaggtaaCCATGGAGGAGGCGCCCGGGATGGAGCACGACAAATTTGGCATGGAGAATGCGGAGGCAGAGTTCCACCTCGCCCAAGCCACGGAGGCGGAGTCGAAGCACTTCACGGCGGAGCAACAGTTGGAGAGGTGGAGCAAGCTTCCATTGTTGCATTCGCGGCACTCGTCGCCTATCCTATCCTCATGTCCAAAAACCAAGCCATCTTAGAGTCACTCTAGTCCGAACGGAGGTGATGGTGAACCCTATCGTATCCACCTCACGGACATGAGGTGGGAGCGGCTATTCGCAGACAAGGACAACGATGCTGAGGTGGCGGAGCGAATGACCATGAGGCCCGTGGCTATGACAAGGGTGTCATCTACATCTTCAACGATGATGAGGAGAAGTAGGGTAATTTCCATTCAAATGTAGCTTGTTTTATTTATGTATGATGAACTACGTATGGTGAGTATATATGGAAATATTAGGTTGCAAATAGGGGTGTGGTTTGCAATGGCGGACAAATGAGGGATAACCGACTCCTGTCCACGGTCCCATCCGGACGCCGACATATTGGAGGTCAAATTTGCGCATCTCCATTATAGATGCTCTGACATGTCAAAGTATCCTTGTAGTTTGGCGGTGATTTCAAACCTAATTTACCTGTGTGCTCTACCCTGTTTGCCAATGTGTTATTTGGATTTTCTTTCTTTAATTACAAAGAGTTTTTGTGCACCCTTGTTTTATCTATTTAATAAATAAAGCAGTTCTCCTCCTATCGTAAAAataagggagtacctagaactcatctagatgagatatagtttggtctcattcactttaaaaataagaacagatacaacccacgtcagcacacacgcatcttatagcatcacgtctaatggctataaaagatgaatgagaccaaagtatatctcatctagatgagttctagcaaaactgtaaaaATAATGGGCCACCTATACGTCAGGTGCCTGAAAAAAATATTGCATCAGTCACTTCCTTCAAGGGCCATTAGAATTTCTTCTAACAGATGAAAATAGATTGGAGTACTGTCCATCTTCAACCTCCAAATTCTTCTTCCTCGCGTAGCCACTGGCCAACCCATCCCTAACTGCCTGATTCCGTTCCTCGTGGTCAGCGGCTATCGTCGCCCCACCCACCCCTCAACCTCTCCAAACTGTCATGCTAGCCATCTCCCTGGCCATACCTTTAAGCCCGACACCGGTGAACAACTCTAGCGATCTCCCTACACCCCTGCACCCCTAAGATAGGTACTGAAATTATTGCTTCCTGGCGAGCCTGCACTCCCACATCTCTAAGATAGATAGTGAGATTGCTTCTTCAGCGAGGTTCGCCCTCCCCATATCATGAGCTCAGGAAGAAGAAAAAAGTGACTGACGCCAAGAAAATTTTCAGGTACCTAAGATTTAGCAAACACTCACCCTACCCCTCCCACCCCCACAAAAAGAATAAGTTTTAGTCTGATTCAATCCTTTTTTAACTCCGGCCCCTGACGTTTTTCATAACTTAAGTTGCCAtccaaaaagaaaaaacaaaccctCAAAAAACTGAAACTTGCTATCTGAAAAGGAAGTTGCCATCATCGCGTCACTAAACCTGTCATAAAAAACGTTCGGAGTTGTCGTGTgttcgtgccacacgtgtggcacttagttttttttttttttttgccaggAGAATATCTACTGTACAATACAGTCGGCAGATTTTCTTTCTTTCAAAAGGGTCGGCAGAAGAATTGATTCACTCTCTGGGCAAATGCACGTGGACCTCATCGCACATGTGCAAAGATACTTCTGTGTGGGACTACTGACAAGTCGCGGTAAACGATGAGGGTCCTCGCGCGCGCGGGTAGCTCTAGGAGTAATGTCGCGCTTTACTCCTCGTCTCGACTCTCGAGGTTTGTAGCTGAGGGCCGACGCAGACCATTGTCGCTGCAAGCCGgccgagggagagggcgatgggttCCGACGCGGCCGCGGTGAGCACCGTGCGGGAGGCCGCACGCATGGTGTGGAACGAGTCCAAGCGCCTCTGGGGCATCGGCACGCCCATCGCCATCGCCACGCTCAGCATGTACGCCGTCAGCTCCGTCACCACCATCTTCGTCGGCCACCTCGGCAACCtgcccctcgccgccgcctccatcggCCTCTCCGTCTTCGCCACCTTCTCCCTCGGATTCTTGGTATGCTTTGCACGGTCGTTCACGCACACACCATTCTTGCGTATTTTCTGATGCCAACGCGAGGGCTCCTGCAGCTCGGCATGGGGAGCGCTCTGGAGACGCTGTGCGGGCAGGCGTTCGGCGCCGGCCAGGTGGCTATGCTCGGCGTCTACCTGCAGCGCTCCTGGATCGTCCTCCTCGCCGCCACGCTCCTCATAGTGCCCTTGTACGTCTTTGccgagccgctcctcctcgccGTCGGCCAGGACCCCGTTCTCGCGCGCGAGGCCGCCCGCTTCGCGCTCTACATCCTCCCCGGCGCCTTCTCCTTCGCCGTCAACTTCCCCACTGGCAAGTTTTTGCAGGCGCAGAGCAAGGTCCTGGTGCTCGCCTGGATCGGCGTCGCCGGCCTCTGCTTCCACGTCGCGCTCACCTACCTCCTCGTCACCGTCCTCGGATGGGGCACcccgggcgccgccgccgcctacgACCTCTCGCTCTGGGCCATCGCGCTGGGACAGTCCGCCTACATCATCGGCTGGTGCAAGGACGGCTGGAGGGGCTGGTCCATGGCCGCATTCAACGACATGTGGGCGTTCGTCAAGCTCTCACTCGAGTCTGCCGTCATGCTCTGCCTTGAGATTTggtacctcggcatgatcaccgtcCTCACCGGCAACCTCCAGGATGCGCAGATTGCCGTCGACTCGCTTGGCGTCTGGTACGTACTACTTATAGTTATTACACTACCTCTTTCGAACGTTCTCAACTAACTGAAAATACCACTATATATGCTTCAGAATGCCGAAAATTCAGAATACTGATTATATATAGATGAGCTGACTGAATACTTGTGCTTAATTTTTCAGCATGAACATAAACGGGTGGGAGTGTATGATCTTCATTGGCCTCAATGCTGCTATCAGGTCTGCTTAACTGAAACTGTGTAACTAAACTGTCGGTTCT
It contains:
- the LOC119335437 gene encoding protein DETOXIFICATION 35-like, whose translation is MGSDAAAVSTVREAARMVWNESKRLWGIGTPIAIATLSMYAVSSVTTIFVGHLGNLPLAAASIGLSVFATFSLGFLLGMGSALETLCGQAFGAGQVAMLGVYLQRSWIVLLAATLLIVPLYVFAEPLLLAVGQDPVLAREAARFALYILPGAFSFAVNFPTGKFLQAQSKVLVLAWIGVAGLCFHVALTYLLVTVLGWGTPGAAAAYDLSLWAIALGQSAYIIGWCKDGWRGWSMAAFNDMWAFVKLSLESAVMLCLEIWYLGMITVLTGNLQDAQIAVDSLGVCMNINGWECMIFIGLNAAISVRVSNELGSGRPRAAMHAVVVVIAESLLIGLLCMALVLIFRDNFAIIYTSDLELQHAVSKIAGLLGLTMVLNSVQPVVSGVAIGGGWQGLVAYINLVCYYVFGLPLGYLLGYKFNYGVGGIWAGMLSGVALQTLILLFIVWRTDWNAEVALASSRVRKWGGMDGTKPLLENNYIT